TGGTTTAAGTGGAATGTGCGGCAGTTGTGAAGCACCTATCGCCATAAAGAGTCGAGAAAAAAGTCATAACGCAACACTCTCTGTTGCGAATTGGCTAGCGGGTAATGAATCAAAAGATCTGCCAGATCTCCCTCCAAGCTACCGTTGGGGCTTAGTACATTGGTGGATTCATATCAGCAATGATCCGTTCGAGCACCTTTCGTTCGTCCAATTTTTCTCGAACTGGCCAAGTTCGTTTCACTCCATAATTGATAGTGAGATCGAGTTCAATCTAGAGCACGCCATTGTTGGAAGAAGTGAATTACGGATAAAAGATCTCCTAGGGCGGATATTGTTTAGTTCTGTTCGGTTACCTGATCGCAATCTTAAACACAATATCGTTCTAGGAGAGCTTCTAAGGCACATAGAGACTTGTTTATGGAATAGCAATGGTTTGATCGCTAATCTTCGCATAAACGCTTTGGAGATTGCGGTATTCCTTAATTGCAGTATTGATGAAGTAGCCTCAATGGTAGAGCAACGCATCTTAAAGCCAAATCGTAAAACTAAACCAAACGCACCTCTTGAGGTTAATGATTACCTGTTTTATTTCGGTGACATCTACTGCCTTTGGCTGGCTGAGTTTCAAACTGATGAGTTCAACCGATCTTTCTATGTATCGAGGTGGTAAATGGATAGTTTGAAAGAGTTGATACGATCGAATCCAGATGATTTGAACAAAGAATTAAAGCGAGCATTCCGGCCTCTTACTCCACATATCAAGATCGATGGAAGGGAATTAGATGCTCTCACTGTATTAGTGAACTTAACCGACAAAACAGCCGTTCAAAAAGATCTACTTGATAGGGTTAAATGCAAGCAAAAGCTTAGAGACGAAAAATGGTGGGCTCGCTGTCTAAAAACGGTTGAGTATAGACAAAGCCACAACCTAAAGTTTCCAGACATACGCTCTGAAGGTGTTATTCGCGCGACTCCTTTGGGGCAGTTACCTGAATTTTTACTCTCATCTTCTAAATTAAAACCACACCACTGGGCGTACAGCCATGATTCCAGCGATGTTAACAAAAGCGCCTTATTAACCAATGAATTTAGTTGGAATTGTGTGATTTCATGCCTTGGGGATTTACTTAAAGATGTAGAACACCCGTTGTGGCAAAAACTCAATACGCTTGGCTGCTACCAGAAAACACGTAAGGCTATCGCTAAAAAATTGGCTCCGATTTCTCAAACAACGATTAACGTCAGTCTCGCTCCAAATTACTTAACTCAACTATCTTTGCCTGATAACGACAGTTCTTATATTTCACTCTCGCCAGTGGCTTCTCAATCGATGCAAAGTCACTGTTATCAAGCGCTAGAAAATGAGTATCGCTATACAGCGTTAACCCGTTACAGCCGCAGTACTAACATGGGAGTATTACCTATGACATGTGGTGGTACTTTGAAGATGTTGAAAGCTGTCCCTAACTTTTCCCTTACACCTCATTATCAGATAAACATTGGAAAATCTTGGTTGACCTCAAGTCATATTCAATCGTTAAAACAGTACCAAACGCATACTCAATATTTAATGCCAAAAAACAAGCGAGTGGCTTACCACAGAACAGTCAAAAACGAGATACAAGAGATGGTTAAGGCTTGGTTGCTTATACAGGACAGGACCATGGATATGAATACTCTTGTCCAACATCTAAACCATGATCTATCCCGCTTCAAATCAGCTAAGTGTTTCGCATACGAGCCGAGCATTACTAAACTACTGCTTGGGCTTATCAAGCGTGAACTAACCGAACCTACAGCCGCTTCAACTAATATTTGCCGCAGTGAAGAAAAGGATTCATTTTTCGCTATTCCAAATATAAGAGTTTGCGGGGCAAGCGCATTGAGTTCACCTATCACGGTCGGCCTTCCATCACTCACTGCTTTTTTGGGGTTTAATCACGCGTTTGAGCGGAATTTAAAGGGCTATTTTCCTATGCTCACAATCGATTCGTTTGCCATCTGTATCCATCAACTACATATTGAAAAACGTGGTTTAACAAAAGAGTATGTGCAAAAGGCAAACCACACCATATCGCCACCCGCTACACACGATGACTGGCAGTGTGATTTGGTATTTAGTTTAGTGATTAAATTTGATCGTAGCTTGAGCATTGATGAAAGTACGATTGTTCGAGCTCTGCCGAGGCGGTTTGCCAGAGGTTCCGCTAAAATAACCATTGCAGATTTCAAATACATCCGTTCATTTTCAACGTTAGAAAAGACGATTCAATCCTTTCCTCAGAAAACCGGAAAATGGCTATCGATGCATACTGAACCTATCGAAAACATGAGTGATATTTTATCGGAAGTTAAAGAGAACCGAAAATTAACCCCAAGCTGTGTTGGGTATCATTTTCTTGAAGAGCCGACCGACAAACCTAACTCTCTTCGAGGTTATAAACATGCTTTTTCTGAGTGCATCATTGGTCTGATTGAGCCAATCACTTTTGATCAAAACACCGACATAAACACTATTTTGTGGCATCACAAGTGCTATCAAAACTACCTTTCTGTGCAGCCAAGGAGTACCTATCATGGAACTACCGACTAACCTAGCCTATGAACGCTCTATTGATCCTTCTGATGTGTGCTTTCTAGTTGTGTGGCCAGATGGGCGAAAGACCCCCTTAACCTACACTTCTCGTACTGTACTAGGACAAATGGAAACCGCAGCCTTAGCTTATGAGCCGTCGGGGCGGACCAAAGAGAGTGCAACCGCTGAAAAACTGGCTCAAGGTAACCCACATCAAGTCGATTTTTGTCATGCTCCTTTCGGTGCGAGCCACATTGAATGCTACTTTTCGGTCTCTTTTTCTTCTGAGCTACGCAAACCTTACAAGTGTAATTCGTCTACGGTTAAACACACACTAATGCAGCTAATCAAAGCGTATGAAGAAAATATTGGTTGGAATGAATTGGTTTCTCGATATCTAGTCAATATATGTAATGGTTCATGGC
The Vibrio cyclitrophicus DNA segment above includes these coding regions:
- a CDS encoding TniQ family protein; translated protein: MLLQRPKPHSNESLESFFIRVANKNGYEDVNRFLMATKRYLQDIDFSGFQTFPTNICKMNPASAKSSSSARTASLLKLAQLTFNEPTELLGLAVNRTNLKYSPSTSAVIRGSEVFPRSLLRTKSIPCCPLCLQENGYASYLWHFEGYDHCHIHNVPLLNSCRCGAEYDYRVSGLSGMCGSCEAPIAIKSREKSHNATLSVANWLAGNESKDLPDLPPSYRWGLVHWWIHISNDPFEHLSFVQFFSNWPSSFHSIIDSEIEFNLEHAIVGRSELRIKDLLGRILFSSVRLPDRNLKHNIVLGELLRHIETCLWNSNGLIANLRINALEIAVFLNCSIDEVASMVEQRILKPNRKTKPNAPLEVNDYLFYFGDIYCLWLAEFQTDEFNRSFYVSRW
- a CDS encoding type I-F CRISPR-associated protein Csy2, which produces MDSLKELIRSNPDDLNKELKRAFRPLTPHIKIDGRELDALTVLVNLTDKTAVQKDLLDRVKCKQKLRDEKWWARCLKTVEYRQSHNLKFPDIRSEGVIRATPLGQLPEFLLSSSKLKPHHWAYSHDSSDVNKSALLTNEFSWNCVISCLGDLLKDVEHPLWQKLNTLGCYQKTRKAIAKKLAPISQTTINVSLAPNYLTQLSLPDNDSSYISLSPVASQSMQSHCYQALENEYRYTALTRYSRSTNMGVLPMTCGGTLKMLKAVPNFSLTPHYQINIGKSWLTSSHIQSLKQYQTHTQYLMPKNKRVAYHRTVKNEIQEMVKAWLLIQDRTMDMNTLVQHLNHDLSRFKSAKCFAYEPSITKLLLGLIKRELTEPTAASTNICRSEEKDSFFAIPNIRVCGASALSSPITVGLPSLTAFLGFNHAFERNLKGYFPMLTIDSFAICIHQLHIEKRGLTKEYVQKANHTISPPATHDDWQCDLVFSLVIKFDRSLSIDESTIVRALPRRFARGSAKITIADFKYIRSFSTLEKTIQSFPQKTGKWLSMHTEPIENMSDILSEVKENRKLTPSCVGYHFLEEPTDKPNSLRGYKHAFSECIIGLIEPITFDQNTDINTILWHHKCYQNYLSVQPRSTYHGTTD